In the genome of Drosophila yakuba strain Tai18E2 chromosome 3R, Prin_Dyak_Tai18E2_2.1, whole genome shotgun sequence, one region contains:
- the LOC6538491 gene encoding succinate-semialdehyde dehydrogenase [NADP(+)] GabD, whose protein sequence is MWRQLSGVARTGSSLSLCRMRGFSALVQDKALVDGAWVESSNAKATFEVRNPANGAVIGKVPNMTVADAQKAIDAAKQAYESKEWRSLTAKDRSNLLKKWHKLIEQHTQEIAEIMTAESGKPINESKGEVAYGNAFVEWFAEEARRIYGEIVPSGLPNREIIVMKQPIGVAALITPWNFPLAMITRKAGAALAAGCTVVVKPSEDTPLTALAVAKLAVDAGIPKGVINVVTTNKAAPIGELFCKSPDVRGISFTGSTEVGKLLFRSSADGIKRVCLELGGNAPFIVFDSADIEKAVDGAMASKFRNCGQTCVSANRFFVQDGVYDKFVGQLKKRVEALKIGDGQGCDVQIGPLINEMQFNKVSGFVEDARSKNANIILGGQPLPDKGSLFYAPTIITDVPPTARLYTEEVFGPVVSIIRFRDEEEAVKKANDTRRGLAGYFYSENLQQVFRVAKRLEVGMVGVNEGIISAAEAPFGGVKESGVGREGSKHGIDDYVDIKYICMGNLKYD, encoded by the exons ATGTGGCGACAGCTCAGCGGAGTCGCACGAACAGGAAGCAGCCTAAGCCTTTGCAGAATGCGAGGATTCTCGGCACTGGTGCAGGATAAGGCGCTGGTGGATGGCGCCTGGGTGGAATCCAGCAATGCCAAGGCGACCTTCGAGGTGCGGAATCCAGCCAATGGTGCTGTCATCGGCAAAGTGCCCAACATGACGGTGGCGGACGCCCAGAAGGCCATAGACGCCGCCAAGCAGGCGTACGAGTCCAAGGAGTGGCGATCCCTCACGGCCAAAGATCGCTCCAACCTGCTCAAG AAGTGGCACAAACTGATCGAGCAGCACACACAGGAGATAGCCGAGATAATGACGGCCGAGTCGGGCAAGCCGATCAACGAGTCCAAGGGAGAGGTGGCCTACGGCAACGCTTTTGTCGAGTGGTTTGCGGAGGAGGCACGTCGCATCTACGGCGAGATTGTGCCCAGCGGTTTGCCCAATCGCGAGATCATTGTGATGAAGCAGCCCATCGGAGTGGCGGCCCTGATCACGCCCTGGAACTTCCCATTGGCCATGATTACGAGGAAAGCTGGAGCCGCGTTGGCCGCAGGATGCACGGTCGTGGTGAAACCCTCAGAGGATACTCCTCTGACTGCTTTGGCGGTGGCCAAGTTGGCAGTGGATGCTGGCATTCCCAAGGGCGTGATAAATGTGGTCACCACAAACAAAGCGGCTCCCATTGGCGAACTCTTTTGCAAGAGTCCCGATGTGAGGGGCATATCCTTCACGGGCTCCACTGAAGTGGGCAAACTGCTGTTCCGCAGCTCTGCTGATGGCATCAAACGAGTTTGCCTCGAACTCGGCGGCAATGCTCCCTTTATTGTCTTCGATTCGGCAGACATTGAGAAAGCAGTGGATGGGGCTATGGCCTCAAAGTTCAGGAACTGCGGACAGACCTGCGTCTCTGCCAATAGATTCTTTGTGCAGGATGGCGTCTACGATAAGTTTGTTGGGCAGCTGAAGAAACGCGTGGAGGCTTTGAAGATCGGAGATGGTCAGGGATGCGATGTGCAAATCGGACCACTGATCAACGAAATGCAGTTCAACAAAGTCAGTGGCTTCGTGGAGGACGCCAGGTCCAAGAACGCGAACATTATCCTGGGCGGACAGCCATTGCCCGACAAGGGATCCCTCTTCTACGCACCCACAATCATCACAGATGTGCCGCCCACGGCTCGACTCTACACCGAGGAGGTCTTTGGTCCAGTGGTCAGCATCATACGGTTCCGAGACGAAGAGGAGGCGGTGAAGAAGGCAAACGACACCAGGAGAGGCCTGGCCGGTTACTTCTACAGCGAGAATCTGCAGCAGGTGTTCCGGGTGGCCAAGCGACTGGAGGTGGGCATGGTCGGTGTTAACGAAGGCATCATCTCCGCTGCAGAGGCACCATTTGGTGGCGTCAAGGAGTCCGGTGTCGGACGGGAGGGCTCCAAGCACGGCATCGACGACTATGTGGACATCAAGTACATTTGCATGGGCAACCTAAAGTACGACTGA
- the LOC6538492 gene encoding nuclear protein localization protein 4 homolog isoform X2 has product MPNDKILIRVQSAEGIKRIEISPKSNLKHLYDSVQNALKVDGFGLFKERNFLTELQASGTQLVGTSLKHGDMVFLKQMAGTSSRRTSTTVLDSQAFKTSTVSNPNSARPSINVVEDDVDQALSKADGTIKRERDSKLCHHNANGRCVHCSALEPYDESYLKEHNIKHLSFHSYIRKQTSGMDQGKYFVFDDINCRIKPGCREHPPWPKGICSKCQPSAITLNRQTYRHVDNVMFENTKIVERFLNYWRTTGHQRMGYLYGTYEQHTDVPLGIRAKVAAIYEPPQESTRDSINIQPDEFADDVDAVASALGLKKIGWIFTDLITEDASIGTVKQIRGIESHFITAQECITAGELQNRHPNPCKYASNGVFGSKFVTICVTGDKTKQVHMEGYAVSAQCMALVRDNCLIPTKDAPELGYVRESTDKQYVPDVFYKEKDQYGNEVQRLARPLPVEYLLVDVPASTPLQPIYTFTEYDKRQPFPIENRYIDGHLQDFNALSCYLSAWGDEEFLEAISDFHLLVYLYKMDMLPLRQHMGPLLEAVRTKNPNQAAQFKVVDVWKLLESLIQASSGGSGGTTSYPSGGASASPGAAGSEAMDLDANTWTCNHCTFINRGELTSCEICSLPR; this is encoded by the exons ATGCCAAATGACAAAATT TTGATACGCGTTCAGTCGGCGGAGGGCATCAAACGCATCGAGATCTCGCCCAAGTCGAATCTGAAGCATCTGTACGACAGCGTTCAGAATGCCCTCAAGGTGGATGGCTTTGGTCTCTTCAAGGAGCGCAACTTCCTCACAGAGCTGCAGGCCAGTGGCACCCAGCTGGTGGGCACTTCCTTGAAGCATGGCGACATGGTCTTCTTAAAACAGATGGCTGGCACATCATCGCGC CGCACTAGCACCACTGTTCTGGACAGTCAGGCGTTCAAGACCAGCACCGTTAGCAATCCGAACAGCGCTCGTCCATCCATCAATGTGGTCGAAGATGACGTGGACCAGGCTCTGAGCAAAGCTGATGGCACCATTAAGCGCGAACGTGATAGCAAGCT GTGCCACCACAATGCCAACGGCCGTTGCGTGCACTGCTCCGCACTGGAGCCCTATGATGAGTCCTATCTGAAGGAGCACAATATCAAGCACTTGTCCTTCCACTCGTACATACGCAAGCAGACATCCGGCATGGATCAGGGCAAGTACTTTGTCTTCGACGATATCAACTGTCGCATCAAGCCGGGATGTCGCGAGCATCCACCATGGCCCAAGGGCATCTGCTCCAAGTGCCAGCCGTCGGCCATTACGCTGAATCGTCAGACATATCGTCACGTGGACAACGTCATGTTCGAGAACACCAAGATCGTGGAGCGCTTCCTCAACTACTGGCGCACCACAGGACACCAGCGCATGGGATATTTGTATGGCACGTACGAGCAGCACACTGATGTTCCGTTGGGCATTAGGGCCAAGGTGGCTGCCATTTACGAGCCGCCACAAGAGTCTACCAGGGATTCGATCAACATCCAGCCGGATGAGTTCGCCGACGATGTGGATGCCGTGGCCAGTGCGCTAGGACTGAAGAAG ATTGGTTGGATTTTCACTGATCTCATCACGGAGGATGCAAGCATTGGCACTGTCAAACAGATCCGTGGCATCGAGTCGCACTTTATTACGGCCCAGGAGTGCATCACAGCCGGCGAGCTGCAGAATCGCCATCCCAATCCGTGTAAATATGCCTCCAATGGCGTCTTTGGCTCAAAGTTTGTCACCATTTGTGTAACAG GAGACAAAACCAAACAAGTGCACATGGAAGGCTATGCGGTCTCGGCTCAGTGCATGGCTCTGGTGCGAGATAATTGTCTGATACCCACTAAGGATGCGCCCGAGCTGGGCTACGTGCGTGAATCCACGGACAAGCAGTATGTTCCAGACGTCTTCTATAAG GAGAAGGATCAGTACGGCAACGAGGTGCAGCGGCTGGCTCGCCCCCTGCCCGTGGAGTATCTGCTGGTGGACGTGCCCGCATCCACACCGCTGCAACCCATTTACACCTTCACCGAGTACGACAAGCGCCAGCCATTCCCCATCGAGAACCGCTACATTGATGGCCACCTGCAGGATTTCAATGCGCTCAGCTGCTATCTGTCCGCTTGGGGCGATGAGGAGTTCCTGGAGGCCATCTCCGACTTCCACCTGCTGGTCTACCTGTACAAGATGGACATGCTGCCGCTGCGACAGCACATGGGTCCGCTGCTGGAGGCGGTGCGCACCAAGAATCCCAACCAGGCCGCCCAGTTCAAGGTCGTCGATGTGTGGAAGCTGCTCGAGTCGCTTATCCAGGCCAGTTCCGGCGGCAGTGG
- the LOC6538492 gene encoding nuclear protein localization protein 4 homolog isoform X1, whose translation MACAPLLLEQFIYKKRNFAYAFVRHRLFVLCKQSLIRVQSAEGIKRIEISPKSNLKHLYDSVQNALKVDGFGLFKERNFLTELQASGTQLVGTSLKHGDMVFLKQMAGTSSRRTSTTVLDSQAFKTSTVSNPNSARPSINVVEDDVDQALSKADGTIKRERDSKLCHHNANGRCVHCSALEPYDESYLKEHNIKHLSFHSYIRKQTSGMDQGKYFVFDDINCRIKPGCREHPPWPKGICSKCQPSAITLNRQTYRHVDNVMFENTKIVERFLNYWRTTGHQRMGYLYGTYEQHTDVPLGIRAKVAAIYEPPQESTRDSINIQPDEFADDVDAVASALGLKKIGWIFTDLITEDASIGTVKQIRGIESHFITAQECITAGELQNRHPNPCKYASNGVFGSKFVTICVTGDKTKQVHMEGYAVSAQCMALVRDNCLIPTKDAPELGYVRESTDKQYVPDVFYKEKDQYGNEVQRLARPLPVEYLLVDVPASTPLQPIYTFTEYDKRQPFPIENRYIDGHLQDFNALSCYLSAWGDEEFLEAISDFHLLVYLYKMDMLPLRQHMGPLLEAVRTKNPNQAAQFKVVDVWKLLESLIQASSGGSGGTTSYPSGGASASPGAAGSEAMDLDANTWTCNHCTFINRGELTSCEICSLPR comes from the exons ATGGCCTGTGCACCACTGCTGCTCGAGCAATTCATCTACAAGAAGCGCAATTTCGCCTACGCCTTTGTGCGCCATCGTCTGTTTGTGTTATGCAAACAATCG TTGATACGCGTTCAGTCGGCGGAGGGCATCAAACGCATCGAGATCTCGCCCAAGTCGAATCTGAAGCATCTGTACGACAGCGTTCAGAATGCCCTCAAGGTGGATGGCTTTGGTCTCTTCAAGGAGCGCAACTTCCTCACAGAGCTGCAGGCCAGTGGCACCCAGCTGGTGGGCACTTCCTTGAAGCATGGCGACATGGTCTTCTTAAAACAGATGGCTGGCACATCATCGCGC CGCACTAGCACCACTGTTCTGGACAGTCAGGCGTTCAAGACCAGCACCGTTAGCAATCCGAACAGCGCTCGTCCATCCATCAATGTGGTCGAAGATGACGTGGACCAGGCTCTGAGCAAAGCTGATGGCACCATTAAGCGCGAACGTGATAGCAAGCT GTGCCACCACAATGCCAACGGCCGTTGCGTGCACTGCTCCGCACTGGAGCCCTATGATGAGTCCTATCTGAAGGAGCACAATATCAAGCACTTGTCCTTCCACTCGTACATACGCAAGCAGACATCCGGCATGGATCAGGGCAAGTACTTTGTCTTCGACGATATCAACTGTCGCATCAAGCCGGGATGTCGCGAGCATCCACCATGGCCCAAGGGCATCTGCTCCAAGTGCCAGCCGTCGGCCATTACGCTGAATCGTCAGACATATCGTCACGTGGACAACGTCATGTTCGAGAACACCAAGATCGTGGAGCGCTTCCTCAACTACTGGCGCACCACAGGACACCAGCGCATGGGATATTTGTATGGCACGTACGAGCAGCACACTGATGTTCCGTTGGGCATTAGGGCCAAGGTGGCTGCCATTTACGAGCCGCCACAAGAGTCTACCAGGGATTCGATCAACATCCAGCCGGATGAGTTCGCCGACGATGTGGATGCCGTGGCCAGTGCGCTAGGACTGAAGAAG ATTGGTTGGATTTTCACTGATCTCATCACGGAGGATGCAAGCATTGGCACTGTCAAACAGATCCGTGGCATCGAGTCGCACTTTATTACGGCCCAGGAGTGCATCACAGCCGGCGAGCTGCAGAATCGCCATCCCAATCCGTGTAAATATGCCTCCAATGGCGTCTTTGGCTCAAAGTTTGTCACCATTTGTGTAACAG GAGACAAAACCAAACAAGTGCACATGGAAGGCTATGCGGTCTCGGCTCAGTGCATGGCTCTGGTGCGAGATAATTGTCTGATACCCACTAAGGATGCGCCCGAGCTGGGCTACGTGCGTGAATCCACGGACAAGCAGTATGTTCCAGACGTCTTCTATAAG GAGAAGGATCAGTACGGCAACGAGGTGCAGCGGCTGGCTCGCCCCCTGCCCGTGGAGTATCTGCTGGTGGACGTGCCCGCATCCACACCGCTGCAACCCATTTACACCTTCACCGAGTACGACAAGCGCCAGCCATTCCCCATCGAGAACCGCTACATTGATGGCCACCTGCAGGATTTCAATGCGCTCAGCTGCTATCTGTCCGCTTGGGGCGATGAGGAGTTCCTGGAGGCCATCTCCGACTTCCACCTGCTGGTCTACCTGTACAAGATGGACATGCTGCCGCTGCGACAGCACATGGGTCCGCTGCTGGAGGCGGTGCGCACCAAGAATCCCAACCAGGCCGCCCAGTTCAAGGTCGTCGATGTGTGGAAGCTGCTCGAGTCGCTTATCCAGGCCAGTTCCGGCGGCAGTGG
- the LOC6538493 gene encoding uncharacterized protein LOC6538493 isoform X1 → MEKSIQVPKELKTLLSCGLCHRPYDLTTGLLPQELVCQHSFCEECVYRNTDRNSSECICYLCGYRTQLHGQKLPESMAIMYLLRELPALMLGRAMLDFSDKKSSSSSTIEISSDDVPNAAAKNWLEEISVDSFLATSVEHCFIHAMPNSTWCHTCQRLLCRACSDVPLHQDHILVRQVDYHDLIRHLLNSEMAKIKGTAVHATELATREMELLRELCEACYYVQLHVKRVLLEHHPSMVAATMMGWHRRAAQDLSRAVNLSGAEMLQLLAHLAKQRRQYERQLGEVHFQCRMRAAVQENGMQVLDFETLNNRIARLRSHPRPGAIPANVEPPQALILTNYCVFAYWCEVQREMTPPRSCNQRPEPDLLPQSRRAVVPPHFNHRLREAEVRDYMQQIEQVQNQALSRPPYDGSPESSSSPGSSSSSSNSQSNMIAPDLDHGLRELVLQWQADLQQPPQMQQQMQQQQQLAYTMYQTEAIFINAVDQVQSPLMGQPVQEQHQQDGGTSSSSVSIVRQPTVHCYPIYFLDMEIAGELAGRVLIEVRSDAAPRMADNFGALVRHERGYGYRGCAVFQAWGGESIITGDFESQSGRGGHSAFESRYFLPDDTGLPAHRGTVGMRRGQRRQDRSGFVGSQFRLVLNEMRSFTAIFGYIVQGIELVDRIAASGNALGRPALRSSIRNCGEYHLNR, encoded by the coding sequence ATGGAGAAGTCCATCCAGGTGCCAAAGGAGCTGAAAACGCTGCTGAGTTGCGGCCTCTGTCATCGTCCCTATGACCTGACCACCGGCCTGCTGCCCCAGGAGCTCGTCTGCCAGCACAGCTTCTGCGAGGAGTGCGTGTATAGGAACACCGATCGCAATTCATCCGAGTGCATCTGCTATCTGTGCGGCTATCGCACCCAGCTGCATGGCCAGAAGCTGCCGGAATCCATGGCCATCATGTATCTGCTACGTGAGCTGCCAGCTTTGATGCTCGGCAGAGCCATGCTGGATTTCTCGGACaagaagagcagcagcagcagcactatTGAAATTTCCAGTGACGATGTGCCCAATGCAGCAGCGAAAAACTGGCTGGAAGAGATCAGCGTGGACAGCTTTTTGGCGACCAGCGTGGAGCACTGCTTCATCCATGCCATGCCGAACTCCACGTGGTGTCACACTTGCCAGCGTCTGTTGTGCCGCGCCTGCTCGGATGTTCCGCTGCACCAGGATCACATCTTGGTGCGTCAAGTGGATTACCATGACCTCATACGCCATCTGCTCAACTCCGAGATGGCAAAGATCAAGGGCACAGCCGTGCATGCCACCGAGTTGGCCACCCGCGAAATGGAACTACTACGCGAGCTGTGCGAGGCGTGCTACTACGTCCAGTTGCATGTGAAGCGTGTGCTGCTGGAGCACCATCCCAGCATGGTGGCCGCCACGATGATGGGCTGGCATCGACGCGCCGCGCAGGATCTGAGTCGAGCGGTGAATCTGAGTGGTGCTGAAATGCTGCAGTTGCTCGCCCATTTGGCCAAACAGCGGCGGCAATACGAGCGCCAGTTGGGCGAGGTGCACTTCCAGTGCCGAATGCGTGCCGCTGTCCAGGAGAACGGCATGCAGGTGCTGGACTTCGAGACACTAAACAATAGAATCGCGCGGCTACGCAGTCATCCGCGTCCTGGCGCTATTCCGGCCAATGTGGAGCCACCGCAGGCGCTCATCCTCACCAACTACTGTGTGTTCGCCTACTGGTGCGAGGTGCAGCGCGAAATGACACCACCACGCTCCTGCAACCAGAGACCGGAGCCGGACTTACTGCCGCAATCCCGGAGAGCTGTGGTGCCGCCGCATTTCAATCATCGCCTGCGGGAGGCAGAGGTCAGGGATTATATGCAGCAGATCGAACAGGTGCAGAATCAAGCGCTCAGTCGTCCTCCGTATGATGGCTCTCCCGAATCCTCCTCGTCGccgggcagcagcagcagcagtagcaacagccAAAGCAATATGATTGCTCCGGACCTGGACCATGGACTTCGTGAACTGGTGCTCCAGTGGCAAGCGGATCTACAGCAGCCGCcacaaatgcagcagcaaatgcagcagcagcagcagctggcgtACACAATGTACCAGACAGAAGCGATCTTCATCAACGCAGTGGACCAAGTGCAGTCGCCGCTAATGGGTCAACCGGTGCAggagcagcatcagcaggaTGGCGGTACCAGTTCCTCCTCGGTAAGCATTGTGCGCCAGCCCACCGTTCACTGTTACCCCATCTACTTTCTGGACATGGAAATAGCAGGAGAACTGGCCGGCCGGGTACTAATCGAGGTGAGATCGGATGCCGCTCCCCGGATGGCGGACAATTTTGGAGCGCTGGTGCGGCACGAGCGGGGCTACGGCTATCGGGGCTGCGCCGTCTTCCAGGCCTGGGGTGGCGAGAGCATCATCACCGGCGACTTTGAGTCGCAGAGCGGACGCGGTGGACACTCGGCCTTCGAGAGCAGATACTTTTTGCCAGATGACACCGGTTTGCCGGCACATCGGGGAACGGTTGGCATGCGCCGGGGTCAGCGGCGACAGGATAGAAGTGGATTCGTGGGCAGCCAGTTCCGCTTGGTGCTCAACGAGATGCGTTCCTTCACCGCCATTTTCGGTTACATTGTGCAAGGCATTGAGCTGGTGGACCGGATTGCGGCCAGTGGCAATGCTCTGGGACGACCGGCACTGAGGAGCAGCATCCGGAATTGTGGCGAGTACCATTTGAACCGATAA
- the LOC6538493 gene encoding uncharacterized protein LOC6538493 isoform X2, with translation MEKSIQVPKELKTLLSCGLCHRPYDLTTGLLPQELVCQHSFCEECVYRNTDRNSSECICYLCGYRTQLHGQKLPESMAIMYLLRELPALMLGRAMLDFSDKKSSSSSTIEISSDDVPNAAAKNWLEEISVDSFLATSVEHCFIHAMPNSTWCHTCQRLLCRACSDVPLHQDHILVRQVDYHDLIRHLLNSEMAKIKGTAVHATELATREMELLRELCEACYYVQLHVKRVLLEHHPSMVAATMMGWHRRAAQDLSRAVNLSGAEMLQLLAHLAKQRRQYERQLGEVHFQCRMRAAVQENGMQVLDFETLNNRIARLRSHPRPGAIPANVEPPQALILTNYCVFAYWCEVQREMTPPRSCNQRPEPDLLPQSRRAVVPPHFNHRLREAEVRDYMQQIEQVQNQALSRPPYDGSPESSSSPGSSSSSSNSQSNMIAPDLDHGLRELVLQWQADLQQPPQMQQQMQQQQQLAYTMYQTEAIFINAVDQVQSPLMGQPVQEQHQQDGGTSSSSQENWPAGY, from the exons ATGGAGAAGTCCATCCAGGTGCCAAAGGAGCTGAAAACGCTGCTGAGTTGCGGCCTCTGTCATCGTCCCTATGACCTGACCACCGGCCTGCTGCCCCAGGAGCTCGTCTGCCAGCACAGCTTCTGCGAGGAGTGCGTGTATAGGAACACCGATCGCAATTCATCCGAGTGCATCTGCTATCTGTGCGGCTATCGCACCCAGCTGCATGGCCAGAAGCTGCCGGAATCCATGGCCATCATGTATCTGCTACGTGAGCTGCCAGCTTTGATGCTCGGCAGAGCCATGCTGGATTTCTCGGACaagaagagcagcagcagcagcactatTGAAATTTCCAGTGACGATGTGCCCAATGCAGCAGCGAAAAACTGGCTGGAAGAGATCAGCGTGGACAGCTTTTTGGCGACCAGCGTGGAGCACTGCTTCATCCATGCCATGCCGAACTCCACGTGGTGTCACACTTGCCAGCGTCTGTTGTGCCGCGCCTGCTCGGATGTTCCGCTGCACCAGGATCACATCTTGGTGCGTCAAGTGGATTACCATGACCTCATACGCCATCTGCTCAACTCCGAGATGGCAAAGATCAAGGGCACAGCCGTGCATGCCACCGAGTTGGCCACCCGCGAAATGGAACTACTACGCGAGCTGTGCGAGGCGTGCTACTACGTCCAGTTGCATGTGAAGCGTGTGCTGCTGGAGCACCATCCCAGCATGGTGGCCGCCACGATGATGGGCTGGCATCGACGCGCCGCGCAGGATCTGAGTCGAGCGGTGAATCTGAGTGGTGCTGAAATGCTGCAGTTGCTCGCCCATTTGGCCAAACAGCGGCGGCAATACGAGCGCCAGTTGGGCGAGGTGCACTTCCAGTGCCGAATGCGTGCCGCTGTCCAGGAGAACGGCATGCAGGTGCTGGACTTCGAGACACTAAACAATAGAATCGCGCGGCTACGCAGTCATCCGCGTCCTGGCGCTATTCCGGCCAATGTGGAGCCACCGCAGGCGCTCATCCTCACCAACTACTGTGTGTTCGCCTACTGGTGCGAGGTGCAGCGCGAAATGACACCACCACGCTCCTGCAACCAGAGACCGGAGCCGGACTTACTGCCGCAATCCCGGAGAGCTGTGGTGCCGCCGCATTTCAATCATCGCCTGCGGGAGGCAGAGGTCAGGGATTATATGCAGCAGATCGAACAGGTGCAGAATCAAGCGCTCAGTCGTCCTCCGTATGATGGCTCTCCCGAATCCTCCTCGTCGccgggcagcagcagcagcagtagcaacagccAAAGCAATATGATTGCTCCGGACCTGGACCATGGACTTCGTGAACTGGTGCTCCAGTGGCAAGCGGATCTACAGCAGCCGCcacaaatgcagcagcaaatgcagcagcagcagcagctggcgtACACAATGTACCAGACAGAAGCGATCTTCATCAACGCAGTGGACCAAGTGCAGTCGCCGCTAATGGGTCAACCGGTGCAggagcagcatcagcaggaTGGCGGTACCAGTTCCTCCTCG CAGGAGAACTGGCCGGCCGGGTACTAA
- the LOC6538493 gene encoding uncharacterized protein LOC6538493 isoform X3, with protein sequence MEKSIQVPKELKTLLSCGLCHRPYDLTTGLLPQELVCQHSFCEECVYRNTDRNSSECICYLCGYRTQLHGQKLPESMAIMYLLRELPALMLGRAMLDFSDKKSSSSSTIEISSDDVPNAAAKNWLEEISVDSFLATSVEHCFIHAMPNSTWCHTCQRLLCRACSDVPLHQDHILVRQVDYHDLIRHLLNSEMAKIKGTAVHATELATREMELLRELCEACYYVQLHVKRVLLEHHPSMVAATMMGWHRRAAQDLSRAVNLSGAEMLQLLAHLAKQRRQYERQLGEVHFQCRMRAAVQENGMQVLDFETLNNRIARLRSHPRPGAIPANVEPPQALILTNYCVFAYWCEVQREMTPPRSCNQRPEPDLLPQSRRAVVPPHFNHRLREAEVRDYMQQIEQVQNQALSRPPYDGSPESSSSPGSSSSSSNSQSNMIAPDLDHGLRELVLQWQADLQQPPQMQQQMQQQQQLAYTMYQTEAIFINAVDQVQSPLMGQPVQEQHQQDGGTSSSSENWPAGY encoded by the exons ATGGAGAAGTCCATCCAGGTGCCAAAGGAGCTGAAAACGCTGCTGAGTTGCGGCCTCTGTCATCGTCCCTATGACCTGACCACCGGCCTGCTGCCCCAGGAGCTCGTCTGCCAGCACAGCTTCTGCGAGGAGTGCGTGTATAGGAACACCGATCGCAATTCATCCGAGTGCATCTGCTATCTGTGCGGCTATCGCACCCAGCTGCATGGCCAGAAGCTGCCGGAATCCATGGCCATCATGTATCTGCTACGTGAGCTGCCAGCTTTGATGCTCGGCAGAGCCATGCTGGATTTCTCGGACaagaagagcagcagcagcagcactatTGAAATTTCCAGTGACGATGTGCCCAATGCAGCAGCGAAAAACTGGCTGGAAGAGATCAGCGTGGACAGCTTTTTGGCGACCAGCGTGGAGCACTGCTTCATCCATGCCATGCCGAACTCCACGTGGTGTCACACTTGCCAGCGTCTGTTGTGCCGCGCCTGCTCGGATGTTCCGCTGCACCAGGATCACATCTTGGTGCGTCAAGTGGATTACCATGACCTCATACGCCATCTGCTCAACTCCGAGATGGCAAAGATCAAGGGCACAGCCGTGCATGCCACCGAGTTGGCCACCCGCGAAATGGAACTACTACGCGAGCTGTGCGAGGCGTGCTACTACGTCCAGTTGCATGTGAAGCGTGTGCTGCTGGAGCACCATCCCAGCATGGTGGCCGCCACGATGATGGGCTGGCATCGACGCGCCGCGCAGGATCTGAGTCGAGCGGTGAATCTGAGTGGTGCTGAAATGCTGCAGTTGCTCGCCCATTTGGCCAAACAGCGGCGGCAATACGAGCGCCAGTTGGGCGAGGTGCACTTCCAGTGCCGAATGCGTGCCGCTGTCCAGGAGAACGGCATGCAGGTGCTGGACTTCGAGACACTAAACAATAGAATCGCGCGGCTACGCAGTCATCCGCGTCCTGGCGCTATTCCGGCCAATGTGGAGCCACCGCAGGCGCTCATCCTCACCAACTACTGTGTGTTCGCCTACTGGTGCGAGGTGCAGCGCGAAATGACACCACCACGCTCCTGCAACCAGAGACCGGAGCCGGACTTACTGCCGCAATCCCGGAGAGCTGTGGTGCCGCCGCATTTCAATCATCGCCTGCGGGAGGCAGAGGTCAGGGATTATATGCAGCAGATCGAACAGGTGCAGAATCAAGCGCTCAGTCGTCCTCCGTATGATGGCTCTCCCGAATCCTCCTCGTCGccgggcagcagcagcagcagtagcaacagccAAAGCAATATGATTGCTCCGGACCTGGACCATGGACTTCGTGAACTGGTGCTCCAGTGGCAAGCGGATCTACAGCAGCCGCcacaaatgcagcagcaaatgcagcagcagcagcagctggcgtACACAATGTACCAGACAGAAGCGATCTTCATCAACGCAGTGGACCAAGTGCAGTCGCCGCTAATGGGTCAACCGGTGCAggagcagcatcagcaggaTGGCGGTACCAGTTCCTCCTCG GAGAACTGGCCGGCCGGGTACTAA